A DNA window from Bos mutus isolate GX-2022 chromosome 11, NWIPB_WYAK_1.1, whole genome shotgun sequence contains the following coding sequences:
- the OR1B1 gene encoding olfactory receptor 1B1: protein MGCAPNASHSPVFLLLMFSGAEVPPIVLFVLFLAIYLTTMMGNVTLVLLISRDSRLHSPMYYLLRGLSVIDMGLSTVILPQLLAHLVTHDPAIPVARCLAQLFFFYVFGVTDTLVISVMALDRYMAICDPLHYHSVMNRQCCARLLAFCWVVSVVHTMLHVGLLLPLSWAADAEGNVRLLHFFCDHRPLLRASCSDIHPNELAIFLEGGFLMMGPCALIVLSYIRIGATILHLPSVAGRHRAVSTCGSHLTMVGFFYGTIIWVYFQPPSQNSQDQDMVAAVMYTSITPLANPFVYSLRNKDVKSAFHRLLRGERVAS from the coding sequence ATGGGCTGTGCCCCTAATGCTTCAcattctccagttttcttgcttctCATGTTCTCAGGAGCTGAAGTCCCTCCCATTGTCCTCTTTGTCCTGTTCCTGGCTATTTACCTGACCACTATGATGGGGAATGTGACTTTAGTGCTGCTCATCTCCCGGGACTCCAGGCTCCACTCACCTATGTACTATCTGCTCCGTGGTCTCTCAGTTATAGACATGGGGCTGTCCACAGTCATTCTGCCCCAGTTGCTGGCCCATCTGGTCACTCATGACCCAGCCATTCCTGTTGCCCGCTGCCTGGCCCAGTTATTCTTCTTTTATGTGTTTGGCGTTACAGACACACTTGTTATTTCTGTCATGGCTCTGGATCGATACATGGCCATCTGTGACCCTCTGCACTACCATTCAGTGATGAATCGCCAATGCTGTGCCCGCTTACTGGCCTTCTGTTGGGTGGTGTCTGTGGTGCACACCATGCTGCATGTGGGACTCCTGTTGCCTCTCTCCTGGGCTGCGGATGCAGAAGGCAACGTTCGCCTTCTCCACTTCTTTTGTGACCACCGGCCACTTTTGCGAGCCTCTTGCTCTGACATCCATCCCAATGAGCTGGCCATATTCTTGGAGGGAGGCTTCCTCATGATGGGCCCTTGTGCCCTCATTGTACTCTCCTACATCCGCATTGGGGCCACCATCCTACATTTGCCCTCAGTAGCTGGTCGCCACCGTGCAGTCTCCACCTGTGGGTCCCATCTCACCATGGTTGGCTTTTTCTATGGCACCATCATCTGGGTCTACTTCCAGCCTCCTTCCCAGAACTCTCAGGATCAGGACATGGTGGCTGCTGTGATGTACACATCCATTACGCCTTTGGCCAACCCTTTTGTGTACAGCCTTCGCAACAAGGATGTCAAGAGTGCATTCCATAGGTTGCTTAGAGGAGAGAGGGTGGCCTCCTGA
- the LOC102265347 gene encoding olfactory receptor 1f45 → MAARNRTEVTEFVLLGLSNWPEMQPVIFGTVLPMYLVAVMGNALLMIAALSDPKLQTPMYFLLSQLSFIDISLTTITVPQMLVHTLSVNRTISFNCCMLQLFFFMAVGSMEGHLLAAMAYDRYVAICDPLRYSAIISHRLCLRITLTSWVVVSLNSLLYSVLVTRLTFCGNQVTHFFCDITPLLKLSCTRPVVNEMLIFTEGVAVVVSPFFFILGSYARIGVTITHMQSVAALRKALSTCSSHILVVLLLYGSVICVYLRPSSSHDLDQERQVAIFYTVVTPMLNPMIYSLRNQEVKGALRRLFRKLCIPSNFQPGSQANREWQHSS, encoded by the coding sequence ATGGCCGCTAGAAACAGGACAGAAGTAACAGAATTTGTTTTATTGGGCCTGTCCAACTGGCCAGAGATGCAACCAGTCATTTTTGGGACCGTCCTTCCCATGTACCTCGTGGCAGTTATGGGCAATGCTCTGTTAATGATTGCTGCCCTCTCAGACCCTAAGCTTCAGACCCCCATGTACTTCCTGCTAAGCCAACTTTCCTTCATTGACATCTCTCTGACAACCATCACTGTTCCCCAGATGCTGGTGCACACGCTGTCTGTGAACAGAACCATCTCCTTTAACTGCTGCATgctccagctcttcttttttatggctgtgggCAGCATGGAAGGCCACTTGTTGGCtgccatggcctatgaccgctatgtggctaTCTGTGACCCCTTAAGATACTCTGCCATCATCAGCCATCGCCTCTGCTTACGCATAACATTGACCTCGTGGGTGGTCGTCAGCCTcaacagccttctttatagtgTGTTGGTCACCCGCTTAACTTTCTGTGGCAACCAGGTCACCCACTTCTTCTGTGACATCACACCCTTGCTGAAGCTCTCCTGTACCCGGCCAGTGGTCAATGAGAtgttaatatttactgagggGGTAGCCGTGGTGGTCAGCCCCTTCTTCTTTATTTTAGGTTCCTATGCCCGCATTGGTGTGACCATAACGCACATGCAGTCAGTTGCTGCCCTGCGTAAAGCCCTGTCCACCTGTAGCTCCCACATCCTGGTTGTGCTGCTCCTGTACGGCTCTGTGATCTGCGTGTACCTCCGGCCATCTTCCAGCCACGACTTGGACCAGGAGCGTCAGGTGGCCATCTTCTACACAGTTGTAACCCCTATGCTAAACCCAATGATCTACAGCCTGAGAAACCAGGAGGTGAAGGGTGCCCTGCGAAGGCTTTTCAGGAAGCTCTGTATCCCAAGCAACTTCCAGCCTGGTTCCCAGGCAAACAGGGAATGGCAGCACAGCTCCTGA
- the LOC102265631 gene encoding olfactory receptor 1Q1: protein MDNTTWTSVSHFVLLGISPHQEEQIPLCLLFLFMYTINISGNSVIIILIISAPRLQTPMYVFLSNLALADICFTSTTVPKMLQNIFSSTKAISYMGCLTQTYFFICFAAMENFLLAVMAYDRYIAICHPFHYCMILNRKLCSHLVVMCHILSHLHALLHTFLMGRLIFCADNRIPHFFCDLYPLMKISCSSTHLNTLMIHTEGVIVISGALAIIMASYACIISAVLQSPSAKGKWRAFSTCGSHLTVVAIFYGTLTWVYFRPLTSYSVPGGRILTVMYTVVTPMLNPFIYSLRNKDVKGAFRKWMNRIWTSSFR, encoded by the coding sequence ATGGACAATACCACCTGGACCAGTGTGTCCCATTTTGTTCTCTTGGGCATTTCTCCCCACCAGGAAGAGCAGATCCCgctctgtcttctttttctgttcatgTATACCATCAACATTTCTGGCAACTCTGTCATCATCATCCTGATTATCTCTGCTCCACGCCTCCAAACTCCCATGTACGTCTTTCTCAGCAACTTGGCCTTGGCAGACATCTGCTTCACCTCCACCACAGTCCCCAAGATGCTGCAGAACATTTTCTCTTCTACCAAGGCTATTTCCTACATGGGTTGCTTAACACAGActtatttcttcatttgcttTGCAGCCATGGAGAACTTCCTCCTGGCTGTGATGGCCTATGACAGATACATCGCCATCTGCCACCCTTTCCACTACTGTATGATTCTGAACAGGAAGCTGTGTTCACACTTGGTGGTCATGTGCCACATCCTCTCCCATCTTCATGCCCTGCTGCACACCTTTCTCATGGGCAGACTGATCTTCTGTGCAGATAACAGGATCCCCCACTTCTTCTGTGACCTCTACCCTTTGATGAAGATCTCCTGCTCCAGCACCCACCTCAACACCTTGATGATTCACACGGAAGGAGTCATTGTCATCAGTGGAGCCCTGGCCATCATCATGGCCTCCTATGCCTGCATCATCTCAGCAGTCCTCCAGAGCCCCTCAGCCAAAGGCAAGTGGAGAGCCTTTTCTACCTGTGGCTCCCACCTCACTGTGGTGGCTATATTCTATGGGACCCTCACATGGGTCTACTTCCGGCCCCTTACCAGCTATTCAGTGCCCGGGGGTCGTATCCTGACTGTCATGTACACAGTAGTGACCCCCATGTTGAACCCCTTCATTTATAGCCTAAGGAACAAGGATGTCAAGGGAGCCTTCAGGAAATGGATGAACAGGATCTGGACCTCTTCATTTAGATAA
- the LOC102265922 gene encoding olfactory receptor 1f45-like: MTLPGPPRDRQIPDLDRGNQTGTYEFLLMGLSEHPEQQPLLFGLFLGMYLVTVWGNLLIILAIGSDVHLHTPMYLFLANLSFSDIGFISTVIPKMLNNIGSGSKQISYGGCLTQLYFFGLFADLDNFLLAVMALDRYMALSQPLHYAITMNSQRCILLVAGSWVVTTFHALVHTLLVTRLSFCGPNVIPHFFCDLVPLLKLACSSTHVNDMVLILVAGTLLIAPFVCILTSYFYIALAILGIDSPKGKQKAFSNCTSHLSVVSLFYTTAIGVYLCPPSSPSGGKDRVFSVMYMVVTPLLNPFIYSLRNRDIKGALGKILRRNMFNTLSWD, from the exons ATGACCCTTCCTGGCCCACCTCGGGACAGACA AATTCCAGACTTGGACAGAGGAAACCAGACAGGCACGTATGAATTTCTTCTCATGGGCCTCTCTGAGCACCCAGAGCAGCAGCCTCTCCTGTTTGGGCTCTTCCTGGGCATGTACCTGGTCACCGTCTGGGGGAACCTGCTTATCATCCTGGCCATTGGCTCTGACGtgcacctccacacccccatgtacctCTTCCTGGCCAACCTGTCCTTCTCTGACATTGGTTTTATCTCTACAGTCATTCCCAAGATGCTCAATAATATTGGCTCAGGAAGTAAACAGATTTCTTATGGCGGGTGCCTGACACAACTCTATTTCTTTGGCCTGTTTGCAGATCTGGACAACTTTCTCCTGGCTGTGATGGCACTGGATCGCTACATGGCCCTCAGCCAACCTCTCCATTATGCCATTACCATGAACTCCCAACGCTGCATCCTGTTGGTGGCTGGGTCATGGGTGGTCACTACCTTCCATGCCCTAGTGCACACCCTCCTGGTGACCAGGCTTTCCTTCTGTGGCCCCAATGTCATCCCCCACTTCTTCTGTGATCTGGTCCCACTCCTAAAGCTGGCCTGCTCCAGCACTCATGTCAATGACATGGTGCTCATCCTTGTGGCAGGAACACTGTTAATTGCACCCTTTGTCTGCATCCTTACATCTTACTTTTACATTGCATTGGCTATCCTAGGAATCGATTCCCCAAAGGGTAAGCAAAAGGCCTTCTCCAACTGCACCTCGCACCTCTCTGTGGTCTCTCTGTTTTACACCACAGCTATTGGGGTCTATTTAtgtcctccatcatccccttcagGTGGAAAGGACCGGGTCTTCTCAGTAATGTACATGGTGGTGACCCCTTTGTtgaaccccttcatctacagCCTGAGAAACAGGGATATAAAGGGGGCACTGGGGAAAATACTGAGAAGAAACATGTTTAACACTCTTTCTTGGGACTGA